Proteins encoded by one window of Phytohabitans houttuyneae:
- a CDS encoding YbaK/EbsC family protein → MGTLKTEPARTRPDLLAAPTVAALDAWPADAPVDVDEVLVAPIDPTLADTAAFCEAYEVGLDVSANCVVVAGKREGVTRYAACVILATTRADVNGVVRKMLDVRKASFAPMSEAVELTGMEYGGITPIGLPEDWPILVDSRVVAAPNVIVGSGVRHSKIVLPGPALGALANAQVVEDLAKAVDTVARET, encoded by the coding sequence ATAGGGACTCTGAAGACCGAGCCAGCCCGCACGCGACCGGATCTGCTCGCCGCGCCCACCGTGGCCGCGCTCGACGCGTGGCCGGCCGATGCGCCGGTCGACGTGGACGAGGTGCTTGTCGCGCCGATCGACCCCACGCTGGCGGACACGGCCGCGTTCTGCGAGGCGTACGAGGTGGGCCTCGACGTCTCGGCCAACTGCGTGGTGGTCGCCGGCAAGCGCGAGGGCGTGACCCGGTACGCGGCCTGCGTCATCCTGGCCACCACCAGGGCCGACGTCAACGGCGTGGTGCGGAAGATGCTCGACGTGCGCAAGGCGAGCTTCGCGCCCATGTCGGAGGCGGTGGAGCTGACCGGGATGGAGTACGGCGGGATCACGCCGATCGGGCTCCCCGAAGACTGGCCGATCCTCGTCGACTCCCGCGTGGTCGCCGCACCTAACGTGATCGTTGGCTCCGGCGTGCGTCACAGCAAGATCGTGCTGCCCGGGCCAGCGCTGGGCGCGCTCGCGAATGCCCAGGTGGTGGAAGATCTAGCCAAGGCTGTCGATACCGTTGCACGTGAAACCTGA
- a CDS encoding SDR family oxidoreductase: protein MTGASGVLGSAVVPRLEEDGHDVRRTSRHPRAGWVKADLATGQGLVEAVDGVEAVVHLASATKQYRKAGEVDVAGTRRLVTAAERAGLAHVVLVSIVGIDRIPFGYYRSKLAAEKVLQASQVPWSILRATQFPQLVDERFLPLASRLGVLVTDPGITVQLVDPRDVAGRIGELLAGGPSYRVENFGGPEVQTLDEIVRSWLRATGRHRPVISLRLPGKMLRAMREGALTTTDQPTGIRTWEAYLAERYAPVQDSQA from the coding sequence GTGACAGGTGCGAGCGGAGTCCTGGGCAGCGCGGTGGTCCCCCGCCTCGAAGAGGACGGCCACGACGTGCGCCGCACCAGCCGTCACCCGAGGGCCGGCTGGGTGAAGGCCGACCTCGCGACCGGGCAGGGACTGGTCGAAGCGGTGGACGGCGTGGAGGCGGTGGTGCACCTCGCATCCGCGACCAAGCAGTACCGCAAGGCCGGCGAGGTGGACGTGGCAGGCACGCGCCGCCTCGTCACCGCGGCCGAGCGGGCGGGCCTCGCTCACGTGGTGCTCGTCTCGATCGTCGGCATCGACCGGATCCCGTTCGGCTACTACCGCTCCAAGCTGGCGGCCGAGAAGGTCCTACAAGCCAGCCAGGTGCCGTGGTCGATCCTGCGGGCCACCCAGTTTCCACAGCTTGTGGATGAACGCTTCCTGCCTCTCGCCAGCCGCCTGGGCGTCCTCGTCACCGACCCCGGGATCACCGTGCAGCTTGTCGACCCGCGCGACGTCGCGGGCCGGATCGGCGAGCTGCTCGCGGGCGGGCCGAGCTACCGGGTGGAAAACTTCGGCGGGCCGGAGGTGCAGACCTTGGACGAGATCGTGCGCTCCTGGCTGCGCGCCACCGGCAGGCACCGCCCGGTGATCTCCCTGCGGCTGCCCGGCAAGATGCTTCGCGCGATGCGGGAAGGCGCGCTCACCACCACCGACCAGCCCACCGGCATCCGGACGTGGGAGGCCTACCTCGCCGAGCGGTACGCGCCGGTGCAAGACTCGCAGGCGTGA
- a CDS encoding alpha/beta fold hydrolase yields the protein MTTSYLDRGEGRIAYEVSGEGPLVVCVPGMGDLRSTFRFTVAALVDAGYRVAAMDLRGHGDSDDGFGAYDDPAVASDIRALVTHLGGRPALLVGNSMGAAASIIAAAEEPELVAGLVLLGPWVRDPKPNPVMRLMQRLMLVKPWGPAAWRAFYKTLYPGRRPTDLAAHLDRIGASMRRGDHWRSFQRTVVTSHAPVEARLDDVLAPALVVMGEKDPDFPDPAAEARFAAERLRGELLMVPDSGHYPQADSPDVVNPAVLAHAASVFARS from the coding sequence ATGACAACTAGTTACCTGGACCGCGGCGAGGGCCGGATCGCGTACGAGGTGAGTGGCGAAGGGCCGCTGGTCGTGTGCGTGCCCGGCATGGGCGACCTGCGCTCGACCTTCCGCTTCACCGTCGCCGCCCTGGTCGACGCGGGCTACCGGGTAGCGGCGATGGACCTGCGCGGCCACGGGGACAGTGACGACGGCTTCGGTGCCTACGACGACCCCGCCGTGGCATCCGACATTCGCGCTCTGGTCACCCACCTCGGCGGTCGGCCGGCGCTCCTGGTCGGCAACTCGATGGGCGCCGCGGCCTCGATCATCGCGGCCGCCGAGGAGCCCGAGCTCGTCGCCGGCCTGGTGCTGCTGGGCCCGTGGGTGCGCGACCCCAAGCCCAACCCGGTGATGCGGCTGATGCAGCGCCTGATGCTGGTCAAGCCGTGGGGCCCGGCCGCCTGGCGGGCGTTCTACAAGACCCTCTATCCGGGCCGCCGCCCCACCGACCTGGCCGCCCACCTGGACCGCATCGGTGCGAGCATGCGCCGCGGCGACCACTGGCGTTCCTTCCAGCGGACCGTTGTCACCAGCCACGCCCCGGTCGAGGCCCGCCTTGACGACGTGCTGGCGCCCGCCCTGGTCGTGATGGGCGAAAAGGACCCCGACTTTCCGGACCCGGCGGCCGAGGCCCGCTTCGCGGCGGAGCGGCTGCGCGGCGAGCTGCTGATGGTGCCCGACTCGGGCCACTACCCGCAGGCCGACTCCCCCGACGTGGTCAACCCGGCGGTGCTGGCACACGCCGCCTCGGTCTTCGCCCGGTCGTAG
- a CDS encoding endonuclease/exonuclease/phosphatase family protein: MRVATLNLWCQHGDWSARRDVLTAGFAELRPDLIAFQESIVTDDYDQIADLLGDGYELHHGGGRTPRDGAGTTIASRWPIAKVHERDLSVTARVDPAEPWIGRVYAAEIDGPEPLLFVNHKPSYPLHMELERELQAVVTARMVEDLVGADLPHVVLAGDFDATPDAASIRFWSGKQSLQGVSVCYRDAWEQAHPGEAGYTFTTGNPLMGWDWDRRIDYIFVRCEAKGPTLRIDRCERLFAEPVDGVWASDHFGLVADLSLAASRT, translated from the coding sequence ATGCGGGTTGCCACGCTCAACCTCTGGTGCCAGCACGGCGACTGGTCCGCACGCCGTGACGTGCTGACCGCCGGCTTCGCCGAGCTGCGGCCGGACCTGATCGCGTTTCAGGAGTCGATCGTCACGGACGACTACGACCAGATCGCCGACCTGCTCGGCGATGGGTACGAGCTGCACCACGGCGGCGGCCGCACGCCACGGGACGGTGCCGGCACCACGATCGCCAGCCGCTGGCCGATCGCCAAGGTGCACGAGCGGGACCTCAGCGTCACCGCGCGCGTCGACCCGGCCGAGCCCTGGATCGGCCGCGTGTACGCGGCGGAGATCGACGGCCCTGAGCCGCTGCTGTTCGTCAACCACAAGCCGTCGTACCCGTTGCACATGGAGCTTGAGCGCGAGCTGCAGGCGGTGGTCACGGCGCGCATGGTCGAGGATCTGGTCGGCGCCGACCTTCCCCACGTCGTGCTCGCCGGCGACTTCGACGCCACACCCGACGCGGCGAGCATCCGCTTCTGGTCCGGCAAGCAATCGCTTCAGGGCGTGAGCGTCTGCTACCGAGACGCGTGGGAGCAGGCGCACCCGGGCGAGGCGGGGTACACGTTCACCACCGGCAACCCGCTGATGGGCTGGGACTGGGACCGGCGGATCGACTACATCTTCGTCCGGTGCGAGGCCAAGGGCCCGACGCTGCGGATCGACCGGTGTGAACGGCTCTTCGCCGAGCCGGTCGACGGCGTGTGGGCGAGCGACCACTTCGGACTGGTGGCCGACCTCAGCCTGGCGGCTTCTCGTACGTGA
- a CDS encoding TRM11 family SAM-dependent methyltransferase: MKPWLYLKATELIAQRPEGADEDVHYPEALVEAVLEEFTGPGDLVLDPFAGFGTTLVVAERMGRRAIGVELLDERVDLIRGRLSGGDDVRVVQGDARNLSALVDGPIDLCMTSPPYMTATDHPENPLTAYETLDGDYVTYLAEIGDVFRQVAGLLRPGGHAVVNVANLEDDGYITPLAWDMGRVLCRHLVLRSETFLCWDALLPGLSGDYCLTYEKPPG; encoded by the coding sequence GTGAAACCGTGGCTGTACCTGAAGGCGACTGAGCTCATCGCGCAGCGCCCGGAGGGCGCCGACGAGGACGTGCACTACCCGGAGGCACTGGTCGAGGCGGTGCTGGAGGAGTTCACGGGCCCGGGCGACCTGGTGCTCGACCCGTTCGCCGGCTTCGGCACCACGCTGGTGGTTGCCGAGCGCATGGGCCGGCGGGCGATCGGCGTCGAGCTGCTCGACGAGCGCGTCGACCTGATCCGTGGCCGGCTGAGCGGCGGTGACGACGTCCGCGTCGTGCAGGGTGACGCGCGCAACCTCTCCGCGCTGGTCGACGGGCCGATTGACCTGTGCATGACGTCCCCGCCGTACATGACCGCCACCGACCACCCGGAAAACCCGCTGACCGCGTACGAGACGCTGGACGGCGACTACGTGACCTACCTCGCCGAGATCGGTGACGTCTTCCGGCAGGTGGCAGGGCTTCTCCGGCCCGGCGGGCACGCGGTGGTCAACGTGGCCAACCTCGAAGACGACGGGTACATCACGCCGCTCGCCTGGGACATGGGCCGCGTGCTCTGCCGCCACCTTGTGCTGCGCAGCGAGACGTTCCTGTGCTGGGACGCGCTGCTGCCAGGGCTGAGCGGCGACTACTGCCTCACGTACGAGAAGCCGCCAGGCTGA
- a CDS encoding septum formation family protein translates to MRRMRWLALGVLAVAVLTGCSGPAGVDGDLTDDWTALPEPKPFVPASGVCHAGFKQLTEASQGVYFPLDCGGQHGAETVHVGQFTGADAERATMPPRGTKPTLAAFAECDAKAKEYVGGDWRHGLLKLDLILPSLQAWAGGGRWFRCDLRQLESIDTYSGTSRAAPLKDALKDEPKLLLGCFRPVLSKDGRTIDVMNAAACTTPHRAEFVGIWTAPDTSYTDFIKNTQRILAGCGGVLAAFAKLPNDRNLTYRVGTTYGVVSEEEWRSGDRGIKCYLWMYDREVRRSMKGAGPGVLPVR, encoded by the coding sequence ATGCGGCGAATGCGGTGGCTGGCGTTGGGCGTACTGGCGGTCGCGGTCCTCACCGGCTGTTCCGGACCGGCCGGCGTCGACGGCGACCTGACCGACGACTGGACCGCGCTGCCGGAGCCCAAGCCGTTCGTCCCGGCGTCGGGCGTCTGCCACGCCGGCTTCAAGCAGCTCACCGAGGCATCTCAGGGCGTCTACTTCCCGTTGGACTGCGGCGGGCAGCACGGCGCGGAGACCGTACACGTCGGGCAGTTCACCGGAGCCGACGCCGAGCGCGCCACGATGCCGCCGCGCGGCACGAAACCCACCCTCGCCGCGTTCGCCGAGTGCGACGCCAAGGCCAAGGAGTACGTCGGCGGCGACTGGCGCCACGGCCTGCTGAAGCTCGACCTGATCCTGCCGTCGCTGCAGGCGTGGGCGGGTGGCGGCCGGTGGTTCCGCTGCGACCTGCGGCAGCTCGAGTCGATCGACACGTACAGCGGAACATCCCGCGCCGCGCCGCTCAAGGACGCGCTGAAAGACGAGCCCAAGCTGCTGTTGGGCTGCTTCCGCCCGGTGCTGTCAAAGGATGGAAGGACCATCGACGTCATGAACGCGGCGGCGTGCACCACACCGCACCGCGCCGAGTTCGTCGGCATCTGGACGGCGCCGGACACGAGCTACACCGACTTCATCAAGAACACCCAGCGGATCCTGGCCGGGTGCGGCGGCGTGCTCGCCGCGTTCGCCAAGCTGCCCAACGACCGCAACCTCACCTACCGGGTCGGCACGACCTACGGCGTCGTCAGTGAGGAGGAGTGGCGCTCCGGCGACCGCGGCATCAAGTGCTACCTGTGGATGTACGACCGGGAGGTGCGGCGCTCGATGAAAGGCGCTGGTCCGGGCGTGCTCCCGGTCCGCTGA